The Engystomops pustulosus chromosome 9, aEngPut4.maternal, whole genome shotgun sequence genome includes a window with the following:
- the KCNT1 gene encoding potassium channel subfamily T member 1 isoform X5, giving the protein MLAPDKSGVILDISTLKMNELETEVPPLPPRYRFRDLLLGDQTFQNDDRVQVEFYVNENTFKERLKLFFIKNQRSSLRIRLFNFSLKLLSCLLYIVRVLLDDPTHGIGCWGCDKQNYTTMAHTHSINWDPIIWVERNTPLWAIQVTVAIISFLETMLLIYLSYKGNIWEQIIRISFILEMINTVPFIITIFWPPLRNLFIPVFLNCWLAKCVLENMINDLHRAIQRTQSAMFNQVIILICTLLCLVFTGMCGIQHLERAGENLSLFKSFYFCIVTFSTVGYGDVTPKIWPSQLLVVIMICVALVVLPLQFEELVYLWMERQKSGGNYSRHRAQTEKHVVLCVSSLKIDLLMDFLNEFYAHPRLQDYYVVILCPTEMDIQVRRVLQIPLWSQRVIYLQGSALKDQDLMRAKMDDAEACFILSSRNEVDRTAADHQTILRAWAVKDFAPNCPLYVQILKPENKFHVKFADHVVCEEEFKYAMLALNCVCPATSTLITLLVHTSRGQEGQQSPEQWQRMYGRCSGNEVYHIRMGDSKFFKEYEGKSFTYAAFHAHKKYGVCLIGVRREDNKSILLNPGPRHIMAASDTCFYINITKEENSAFIFKQEEKQKRKGRGICGEPSRLPVHSIIASMGTVAMDLQNTECRPINSSSKLTLPSENGSGTRRPSIAPVLEIADSSTVLPCDLLSDQSEDEMTQSDEEGLPVLEYVKGYPPNSPYIGSSPTLCHLLPSKAAFCCLRLDKGCKHNSFEDAKAYGFKNKLIIVSAETAGNGLYNFIVPLRAYYRSRKELNPIVLLLDNPPDNHFLEAICCFPMVYFMVGTIDNLDNLLQCGIIYADNLVVVDKESTMSAEEDYMADAKTIVNVQTMFRLFPSLSITTELTHPSNMRFMQFRAKDCYSLALSKLEKKERENGSNLAFMFRLPFAAGRVFSISMLDTLLYQSFVKDYMITITRLLLGLDTTPGSGYLCAMKITEDDLWIRTYGRLFQKYCSSSAEIPIGIYRTQSHMFSTSEPHDIRTQSQISINVEDCEDTKDTKEHWTAKPSHRNSTSSDQTEHPLLRRKSMQWARRLSRKGNKQTTKTAEWISQQRLNLYRRSERQELSELVKNRMKHLGLPTTGYEDVANLTASDVMNRVNLGYLQDEMNDHQNTLSYVLINPPPDTRLELNDIVYLIRSDPLAHVANDSQSRKSSNSYKTEQMGNPETRDETQL; this is encoded by the exons ctGGGGTTGTGATAAGCAGAACTACACAACTAtggcacatacacacagtattaaCTG GGATCCAATCATTTGGGTGGAGAGAAATACACCGCTTTGGGCTATTCAG GTCACAGTGGCCATTATCAGCTTCTTGGAGACCATGCTCCTCATCTATCTCAGCTATAAG GGAAACATCTGGGAGCAGATCATCCGGATTTCCTTCATCCTGGAGATGATAAACACCGTCCCTTTCATCATCACG ATATTTTGGCCGCCTCTAAGGAATCTGTTTATCCCAGTTTTCCTGAACTGCTGGCTGGCAAAATGTGTCTTGGAGAATATGATC AATGACCTCCACCGTGCCATCCAGAGGACGCAGTCAGCCATGTTTAATCAGGTGATCATTCTGATCTGCACCCTACTGTGCCTTGTGTTCACAGG GATGTGTGGTATCCAGCATTTGGAAAGAGCCGGGGAAAACCTTTCACTATTCAAATCCTTTTACTTCTGCATCGTCACCTTCTCCACGGTGGGTTATGGGGATGTGACCCCCAAAATCTGGCCCTCGCAGCTCCTGGTGGTGATTATGATTTGCGTGGCGCTTGTGGTGTTACCTCTGCAG tttgaggAGTTGGTGTACCTGTGGATGGAGCGGCAGAAATCTGGAGGGAACTACAGCAGGCACCGGGCCCAGACGGAGAAGCACGTGGTCCTGTGTGTCAGCTCCCTCAAGATCGACCTCCTCATGGACTTCCTCAACGAGTTCTATGCGCACCCTCGGCTCCAG GATTACTACGTGGTGATTCTGTGCCCAACAGAAATGGACATCCAGGTCCGACGGGTTCTGCAGATACCATTGTGGTCCCAAAGGGTCATCTATCTCCAAGGGTCGGCCCTCAAAGACCAAGACCTCATGAGGGCAAA GATGGACGACGCTGAAGCTTGTTTCATCCTCAGCAGCCGGAATGAGGTGGACCGCACCGCTGCA GACCATCAGACCATCCTCAGGGCTTGGGCTGTGAAAGACTTTGCCCCCAACTGCCCCCTGTATGTCCAGATACTGAAGCCCGAAAATAAGTTCCATGTCAAATTTGCAG ATCATGTGGTTTGTGAAGAAGAGTTTAAGTATGCCATGTTGGCATTAAACTGCGTGTgccctgccacctccacactcatcacACTACTCGTTCATACCTCAAGGGGGCA GGAAGGCCAGCAGTCCCCGGAGCAGTGGCAGAGGATGTACGGCCGGTGCTCCGGGAATGAGGTCTATCATATCCGTATGGGGGACAGCAAGTTCTTCAAGGAGTATGAAGGAAAGAGCTTCACCTACGCCGCTTTCCATGCCCACAAAAA GTATGGAGTCTGCCTGATCGGTGTAAGGAGAGAGGACAATAAGAGCATCTTACTGAACCCTGGTCCCCGACACATCATGGCCGCCTCCGACACCTGCTTCTACATCAACATCACCAAGGAGGAGAACTCCGCATTCATCTTCAAGCAGGAGGAGAAACAGAAGCGCAAAGGGAGAGGGATCTGTGGGGAACCATCCCGGCTACCAGTGCACAGCATCATCGCAAGCATGG GCACAGTAGCCATGGATCTGCAGAACACAGAATGTCGGCCAATCAACAGCAGCAGCAAGCTGACCCTGCCGTCAGAGAACGGCTCCGGCACCCGCAGGCCCAGTATCGCTCCAGTTCTGGAGATCGCTGACAGTAGTACGGTGTTACCATGTGACCTCCTCAGCGACCAATCAGAGGATGAGATGACACAGTCTGATGAAGAAGGGCTTCCTGTGTTGGA GTACGTCAAGGGTTACCCCCCGAACTCTCCCTACATCGGGAGCTCCCCAACTCTCTGCCATCTTCTGCCTTCCAAAGCTGCGTTCTGCTGCCTGCGCCTGGACAAG GGCTGCAAACACAACAGTTTTGAAGATGCGAAGGCCTACGGCTTTAAGAACAAGCTAATCATTGTATCCGCCGAGACCGCGGGGAATGGACTGTACAACTTCATCGTCCCCCTGAGGGCCTACTACAGATCCCGGAAGGAGCTCAACCCCATTGTTCTGCTGCTGGATAACCC GCCGGACAATCATTTCCTGGAGGCGATTTGCTGTTTTCCGATGGTCTACTTCATGGTCGGCACCATAGATAA cttgGATAATCTGCTGCAGTGCGGGATCATCTACGCCGACAACCTGGTGGTGGTGGACAAGGAGAGCACCATGAGCGCCGAGGAGGACTACATGGCCGACGCAAAGACCATTGTGAACGTGCAGACCATGTTCAG ACTCTTCCCGAGCCTCAGCATCACCACGGAGCTGACGCACCCGTCCAACATGCGCTTCATGCAGTTCAGAGCCAAGGACTGCTACTCCCTCGCACTTTCTAAACTGGAAAAA AAGGAAAGAGAGAACGGATCTAATTTGGCCTTCATGTTCCGCCTCCCCTTCGCTGCCGGCAGAGTGTTCAGCATCAGTATGTTGGACACTTTATTATATCAG TCCTTTGTGAAGGATTACATGATCACCATCACGCGGCTGCTGCTGGGACTGGACACCACCCCGGGATCCGGCTACCTGTGTGCT ATGAAGATCACGGAGGACGACCTGTGGATCAGGACCTATGGGCGTCTGTTCCAGAAATACTGCTCATCCAGTGCCGAGATTCCTATCGGAATTTACAGGACGCAGTCGCACATGTTCTCTACGTCTGAG CCACATGACATCAGGACGCAG TCTCAAATATCCATCAACGTTGAAGACTGTGAAGACACAAAAGACACTAAGGAGCACTGGACGGCCAAACCCAGTCACCGAAACTCCACGTCCAGCGACCAGACTGAGCACCCGCTGCTGCGCAGGAAGAGTATGCAGTGGGCACGGAGACTGAGCCGGAAGGGTAACAAGCAGACCACCAAGACCGCCGAATGGATCAGCCAACAGCGGCTCAACCTGTACCGGAGGTCCGAGCgccaggagctgtccgagctggTGAAGAACCGCATGAAACATCTGGGGCTCCCCACTACAGGTTATG AGGATGTAGCAAATTTAACAGCCAGTGATGTGATGAATCGGGTAAACCTTGGATATTTGCAAG ATGAGATGAACGATCACCAGAACACGTTGTCTTACGTCCTCATCAATCCCCCGCCTGACACACGGCTGGAGCTCAATGATATCGT GTATCTCATCAGGTCGGACCCTTTAGCTCATGTTGCCAATGACTCTCAAAGTCGAAAAAGCAGCAACAGCTACAAGACAGAACAAATGGGTAATCCAGAGACTAGGGATGAGACGCAGCTATGA
- the KCNT1 gene encoding potassium channel subfamily T member 1 isoform X7, translating to MNELETEVPPLPPRYRFRDLLLGDQTFQNDDRVQVEFYVNENTFKERLKLFFIKNQRSSLRIRLFNFSLKLLSCLLYIVRVLLDDPTHGIGCWGCDKQNYTTMAHTHSINWDPIIWVERNTPLWAIQVTVAIISFLETMLLIYLSYKGNIWEQIIRISFILEMINTVPFIITIFWPPLRNLFIPVFLNCWLAKCVLENMINDLHRAIQRTQSAMFNQVIILICTLLCLVFTGMCGIQHLERAGENLSLFKSFYFCIVTFSTVGYGDVTPKIWPSQLLVVIMICVALVVLPLQFEELVYLWMERQKSGGNYSRHRAQTEKHVVLCVSSLKIDLLMDFLNEFYAHPRLQDYYVVILCPTEMDIQVRRVLQIPLWSQRVIYLQGSALKDQDLMRAKMDDAEACFILSSRNEVDRTAADHQTILRAWAVKDFAPNCPLYVQILKPENKFHVKFADHVVCEEEFKYAMLALNCVCPATSTLITLLVHTSRGQEGQQSPEQWQRMYGRCSGNEVYHIRMGDSKFFKEYEGKSFTYAAFHAHKKYGVCLIGVRREDNKSILLNPGPRHIMAASDTCFYINITKEENSAFIFKQEEKQKRKGRGICGEPSRLPVHSIIASMGTVAMDLQNTECRPINSSSKLTLPSENGSGTRRPSIAPVLEIADSSTVLPCDLLSDQSEDEMTQSDEEGLPVLEYVKGYPPNSPYIGSSPTLCHLLPSKAAFCCLRLDKGCKHNSFEDAKAYGFKNKLIIVSAETAGNGLYNFIVPLRAYYRSRKELNPIVLLLDNPPDNHFLEAICCFPMVYFMVGTIDNLDNLLQCGIIYADNLVVVDKESTMSAEEDYMADAKTIVNVQTMFRLFPSLSITTELTHPSNMRFMQFRAKDCYSLALSKLEKKERENGSNLAFMFRLPFAAGRVFSISMLDTLLYQSFVKDYMITITRLLLGLDTTPGSGYLCAMKITEDDLWIRTYGRLFQKYCSSSAEIPIGIYRTQSHMFSTSEPHDIRTQSQISINVEDCEDTKDTKEHWTAKPSHRNSTSSDQTEHPLLRRKSMQWARRLSRKGNKQTTKTAEWISQQRLNLYRRSERQELSELVKNRMKHLGLPTTGYEDVANLTASDVMNRVNLGYLQDEMNDHQNTLSYVLINPPPDTRLELNDIVYLIRSDPLAHVANDSQSRKSSNSYKTEQMGNPETRDETQL from the exons ctGGGGTTGTGATAAGCAGAACTACACAACTAtggcacatacacacagtattaaCTG GGATCCAATCATTTGGGTGGAGAGAAATACACCGCTTTGGGCTATTCAG GTCACAGTGGCCATTATCAGCTTCTTGGAGACCATGCTCCTCATCTATCTCAGCTATAAG GGAAACATCTGGGAGCAGATCATCCGGATTTCCTTCATCCTGGAGATGATAAACACCGTCCCTTTCATCATCACG ATATTTTGGCCGCCTCTAAGGAATCTGTTTATCCCAGTTTTCCTGAACTGCTGGCTGGCAAAATGTGTCTTGGAGAATATGATC AATGACCTCCACCGTGCCATCCAGAGGACGCAGTCAGCCATGTTTAATCAGGTGATCATTCTGATCTGCACCCTACTGTGCCTTGTGTTCACAGG GATGTGTGGTATCCAGCATTTGGAAAGAGCCGGGGAAAACCTTTCACTATTCAAATCCTTTTACTTCTGCATCGTCACCTTCTCCACGGTGGGTTATGGGGATGTGACCCCCAAAATCTGGCCCTCGCAGCTCCTGGTGGTGATTATGATTTGCGTGGCGCTTGTGGTGTTACCTCTGCAG tttgaggAGTTGGTGTACCTGTGGATGGAGCGGCAGAAATCTGGAGGGAACTACAGCAGGCACCGGGCCCAGACGGAGAAGCACGTGGTCCTGTGTGTCAGCTCCCTCAAGATCGACCTCCTCATGGACTTCCTCAACGAGTTCTATGCGCACCCTCGGCTCCAG GATTACTACGTGGTGATTCTGTGCCCAACAGAAATGGACATCCAGGTCCGACGGGTTCTGCAGATACCATTGTGGTCCCAAAGGGTCATCTATCTCCAAGGGTCGGCCCTCAAAGACCAAGACCTCATGAGGGCAAA GATGGACGACGCTGAAGCTTGTTTCATCCTCAGCAGCCGGAATGAGGTGGACCGCACCGCTGCA GACCATCAGACCATCCTCAGGGCTTGGGCTGTGAAAGACTTTGCCCCCAACTGCCCCCTGTATGTCCAGATACTGAAGCCCGAAAATAAGTTCCATGTCAAATTTGCAG ATCATGTGGTTTGTGAAGAAGAGTTTAAGTATGCCATGTTGGCATTAAACTGCGTGTgccctgccacctccacactcatcacACTACTCGTTCATACCTCAAGGGGGCA GGAAGGCCAGCAGTCCCCGGAGCAGTGGCAGAGGATGTACGGCCGGTGCTCCGGGAATGAGGTCTATCATATCCGTATGGGGGACAGCAAGTTCTTCAAGGAGTATGAAGGAAAGAGCTTCACCTACGCCGCTTTCCATGCCCACAAAAA GTATGGAGTCTGCCTGATCGGTGTAAGGAGAGAGGACAATAAGAGCATCTTACTGAACCCTGGTCCCCGACACATCATGGCCGCCTCCGACACCTGCTTCTACATCAACATCACCAAGGAGGAGAACTCCGCATTCATCTTCAAGCAGGAGGAGAAACAGAAGCGCAAAGGGAGAGGGATCTGTGGGGAACCATCCCGGCTACCAGTGCACAGCATCATCGCAAGCATGG GCACAGTAGCCATGGATCTGCAGAACACAGAATGTCGGCCAATCAACAGCAGCAGCAAGCTGACCCTGCCGTCAGAGAACGGCTCCGGCACCCGCAGGCCCAGTATCGCTCCAGTTCTGGAGATCGCTGACAGTAGTACGGTGTTACCATGTGACCTCCTCAGCGACCAATCAGAGGATGAGATGACACAGTCTGATGAAGAAGGGCTTCCTGTGTTGGA GTACGTCAAGGGTTACCCCCCGAACTCTCCCTACATCGGGAGCTCCCCAACTCTCTGCCATCTTCTGCCTTCCAAAGCTGCGTTCTGCTGCCTGCGCCTGGACAAG GGCTGCAAACACAACAGTTTTGAAGATGCGAAGGCCTACGGCTTTAAGAACAAGCTAATCATTGTATCCGCCGAGACCGCGGGGAATGGACTGTACAACTTCATCGTCCCCCTGAGGGCCTACTACAGATCCCGGAAGGAGCTCAACCCCATTGTTCTGCTGCTGGATAACCC GCCGGACAATCATTTCCTGGAGGCGATTTGCTGTTTTCCGATGGTCTACTTCATGGTCGGCACCATAGATAA cttgGATAATCTGCTGCAGTGCGGGATCATCTACGCCGACAACCTGGTGGTGGTGGACAAGGAGAGCACCATGAGCGCCGAGGAGGACTACATGGCCGACGCAAAGACCATTGTGAACGTGCAGACCATGTTCAG ACTCTTCCCGAGCCTCAGCATCACCACGGAGCTGACGCACCCGTCCAACATGCGCTTCATGCAGTTCAGAGCCAAGGACTGCTACTCCCTCGCACTTTCTAAACTGGAAAAA AAGGAAAGAGAGAACGGATCTAATTTGGCCTTCATGTTCCGCCTCCCCTTCGCTGCCGGCAGAGTGTTCAGCATCAGTATGTTGGACACTTTATTATATCAG TCCTTTGTGAAGGATTACATGATCACCATCACGCGGCTGCTGCTGGGACTGGACACCACCCCGGGATCCGGCTACCTGTGTGCT ATGAAGATCACGGAGGACGACCTGTGGATCAGGACCTATGGGCGTCTGTTCCAGAAATACTGCTCATCCAGTGCCGAGATTCCTATCGGAATTTACAGGACGCAGTCGCACATGTTCTCTACGTCTGAG CCACATGACATCAGGACGCAG TCTCAAATATCCATCAACGTTGAAGACTGTGAAGACACAAAAGACACTAAGGAGCACTGGACGGCCAAACCCAGTCACCGAAACTCCACGTCCAGCGACCAGACTGAGCACCCGCTGCTGCGCAGGAAGAGTATGCAGTGGGCACGGAGACTGAGCCGGAAGGGTAACAAGCAGACCACCAAGACCGCCGAATGGATCAGCCAACAGCGGCTCAACCTGTACCGGAGGTCCGAGCgccaggagctgtccgagctggTGAAGAACCGCATGAAACATCTGGGGCTCCCCACTACAGGTTATG AGGATGTAGCAAATTTAACAGCCAGTGATGTGATGAATCGGGTAAACCTTGGATATTTGCAAG ATGAGATGAACGATCACCAGAACACGTTGTCTTACGTCCTCATCAATCCCCCGCCTGACACACGGCTGGAGCTCAATGATATCGT GTATCTCATCAGGTCGGACCCTTTAGCTCATGTTGCCAATGACTCTCAAAGTCGAAAAAGCAGCAACAGCTACAAGACAGAACAAATGGGTAATCCAGAGACTAGGGATGAGACGCAGCTATGA
- the KCNT1 gene encoding potassium channel subfamily T member 1 isoform X8: MGNIVQVEFYVNENTFKERLKLFFIKNQRSSLRIRLFNFSLKLLSCLLYIVRVLLDDPTHGIGCWGCDKQNYTTMAHTHSINWDPIIWVERNTPLWAIQVTVAIISFLETMLLIYLSYKGNIWEQIIRISFILEMINTVPFIITIFWPPLRNLFIPVFLNCWLAKCVLENMINDLHRAIQRTQSAMFNQVIILICTLLCLVFTGMCGIQHLERAGENLSLFKSFYFCIVTFSTVGYGDVTPKIWPSQLLVVIMICVALVVLPLQFEELVYLWMERQKSGGNYSRHRAQTEKHVVLCVSSLKIDLLMDFLNEFYAHPRLQDYYVVILCPTEMDIQVRRVLQIPLWSQRVIYLQGSALKDQDLMRAKMDDAEACFILSSRNEVDRTAADHQTILRAWAVKDFAPNCPLYVQILKPENKFHVKFADHVVCEEEFKYAMLALNCVCPATSTLITLLVHTSRGQEGQQSPEQWQRMYGRCSGNEVYHIRMGDSKFFKEYEGKSFTYAAFHAHKKYGVCLIGVRREDNKSILLNPGPRHIMAASDTCFYINITKEENSAFIFKQEEKQKRKGRGICGEPSRLPVHSIIASMGTVAMDLQNTECRPINSSSKLTLPSENGSGTRRPSIAPVLEIADSSTVLPCDLLSDQSEDEMTQSDEEGLPVLEYVKGYPPNSPYIGSSPTLCHLLPSKAAFCCLRLDKGCKHNSFEDAKAYGFKNKLIIVSAETAGNGLYNFIVPLRAYYRSRKELNPIVLLLDNPPDNHFLEAICCFPMVYFMVGTIDNLDNLLQCGIIYADNLVVVDKESTMSAEEDYMADAKTIVNVQTMFRLFPSLSITTELTHPSNMRFMQFRAKDCYSLALSKLEKKERENGSNLAFMFRLPFAAGRVFSISMLDTLLYQSFVKDYMITITRLLLGLDTTPGSGYLCAMKITEDDLWIRTYGRLFQKYCSSSAEIPIGIYRTQSHMFSTSEPHDIRTQSQISINVEDCEDTKDTKEHWTAKPSHRNSTSSDQTEHPLLRRKSMQWARRLSRKGNKQTTKTAEWISQQRLNLYRRSERQELSELVKNRMKHLGLPTTGYEDVANLTASDVMNRVNLGYLQDEMNDHQNTLSYVLINPPPDTRLELNDIVYLIRSDPLAHVANDSQSRKSSNSYKTEQMGNPETRDETQL; this comes from the exons ctGGGGTTGTGATAAGCAGAACTACACAACTAtggcacatacacacagtattaaCTG GGATCCAATCATTTGGGTGGAGAGAAATACACCGCTTTGGGCTATTCAG GTCACAGTGGCCATTATCAGCTTCTTGGAGACCATGCTCCTCATCTATCTCAGCTATAAG GGAAACATCTGGGAGCAGATCATCCGGATTTCCTTCATCCTGGAGATGATAAACACCGTCCCTTTCATCATCACG ATATTTTGGCCGCCTCTAAGGAATCTGTTTATCCCAGTTTTCCTGAACTGCTGGCTGGCAAAATGTGTCTTGGAGAATATGATC AATGACCTCCACCGTGCCATCCAGAGGACGCAGTCAGCCATGTTTAATCAGGTGATCATTCTGATCTGCACCCTACTGTGCCTTGTGTTCACAGG GATGTGTGGTATCCAGCATTTGGAAAGAGCCGGGGAAAACCTTTCACTATTCAAATCCTTTTACTTCTGCATCGTCACCTTCTCCACGGTGGGTTATGGGGATGTGACCCCCAAAATCTGGCCCTCGCAGCTCCTGGTGGTGATTATGATTTGCGTGGCGCTTGTGGTGTTACCTCTGCAG tttgaggAGTTGGTGTACCTGTGGATGGAGCGGCAGAAATCTGGAGGGAACTACAGCAGGCACCGGGCCCAGACGGAGAAGCACGTGGTCCTGTGTGTCAGCTCCCTCAAGATCGACCTCCTCATGGACTTCCTCAACGAGTTCTATGCGCACCCTCGGCTCCAG GATTACTACGTGGTGATTCTGTGCCCAACAGAAATGGACATCCAGGTCCGACGGGTTCTGCAGATACCATTGTGGTCCCAAAGGGTCATCTATCTCCAAGGGTCGGCCCTCAAAGACCAAGACCTCATGAGGGCAAA GATGGACGACGCTGAAGCTTGTTTCATCCTCAGCAGCCGGAATGAGGTGGACCGCACCGCTGCA GACCATCAGACCATCCTCAGGGCTTGGGCTGTGAAAGACTTTGCCCCCAACTGCCCCCTGTATGTCCAGATACTGAAGCCCGAAAATAAGTTCCATGTCAAATTTGCAG ATCATGTGGTTTGTGAAGAAGAGTTTAAGTATGCCATGTTGGCATTAAACTGCGTGTgccctgccacctccacactcatcacACTACTCGTTCATACCTCAAGGGGGCA GGAAGGCCAGCAGTCCCCGGAGCAGTGGCAGAGGATGTACGGCCGGTGCTCCGGGAATGAGGTCTATCATATCCGTATGGGGGACAGCAAGTTCTTCAAGGAGTATGAAGGAAAGAGCTTCACCTACGCCGCTTTCCATGCCCACAAAAA GTATGGAGTCTGCCTGATCGGTGTAAGGAGAGAGGACAATAAGAGCATCTTACTGAACCCTGGTCCCCGACACATCATGGCCGCCTCCGACACCTGCTTCTACATCAACATCACCAAGGAGGAGAACTCCGCATTCATCTTCAAGCAGGAGGAGAAACAGAAGCGCAAAGGGAGAGGGATCTGTGGGGAACCATCCCGGCTACCAGTGCACAGCATCATCGCAAGCATGG GCACAGTAGCCATGGATCTGCAGAACACAGAATGTCGGCCAATCAACAGCAGCAGCAAGCTGACCCTGCCGTCAGAGAACGGCTCCGGCACCCGCAGGCCCAGTATCGCTCCAGTTCTGGAGATCGCTGACAGTAGTACGGTGTTACCATGTGACCTCCTCAGCGACCAATCAGAGGATGAGATGACACAGTCTGATGAAGAAGGGCTTCCTGTGTTGGA GTACGTCAAGGGTTACCCCCCGAACTCTCCCTACATCGGGAGCTCCCCAACTCTCTGCCATCTTCTGCCTTCCAAAGCTGCGTTCTGCTGCCTGCGCCTGGACAAG GGCTGCAAACACAACAGTTTTGAAGATGCGAAGGCCTACGGCTTTAAGAACAAGCTAATCATTGTATCCGCCGAGACCGCGGGGAATGGACTGTACAACTTCATCGTCCCCCTGAGGGCCTACTACAGATCCCGGAAGGAGCTCAACCCCATTGTTCTGCTGCTGGATAACCC GCCGGACAATCATTTCCTGGAGGCGATTTGCTGTTTTCCGATGGTCTACTTCATGGTCGGCACCATAGATAA cttgGATAATCTGCTGCAGTGCGGGATCATCTACGCCGACAACCTGGTGGTGGTGGACAAGGAGAGCACCATGAGCGCCGAGGAGGACTACATGGCCGACGCAAAGACCATTGTGAACGTGCAGACCATGTTCAG ACTCTTCCCGAGCCTCAGCATCACCACGGAGCTGACGCACCCGTCCAACATGCGCTTCATGCAGTTCAGAGCCAAGGACTGCTACTCCCTCGCACTTTCTAAACTGGAAAAA AAGGAAAGAGAGAACGGATCTAATTTGGCCTTCATGTTCCGCCTCCCCTTCGCTGCCGGCAGAGTGTTCAGCATCAGTATGTTGGACACTTTATTATATCAG TCCTTTGTGAAGGATTACATGATCACCATCACGCGGCTGCTGCTGGGACTGGACACCACCCCGGGATCCGGCTACCTGTGTGCT ATGAAGATCACGGAGGACGACCTGTGGATCAGGACCTATGGGCGTCTGTTCCAGAAATACTGCTCATCCAGTGCCGAGATTCCTATCGGAATTTACAGGACGCAGTCGCACATGTTCTCTACGTCTGAG CCACATGACATCAGGACGCAG TCTCAAATATCCATCAACGTTGAAGACTGTGAAGACACAAAAGACACTAAGGAGCACTGGACGGCCAAACCCAGTCACCGAAACTCCACGTCCAGCGACCAGACTGAGCACCCGCTGCTGCGCAGGAAGAGTATGCAGTGGGCACGGAGACTGAGCCGGAAGGGTAACAAGCAGACCACCAAGACCGCCGAATGGATCAGCCAACAGCGGCTCAACCTGTACCGGAGGTCCGAGCgccaggagctgtccgagctggTGAAGAACCGCATGAAACATCTGGGGCTCCCCACTACAGGTTATG AGGATGTAGCAAATTTAACAGCCAGTGATGTGATGAATCGGGTAAACCTTGGATATTTGCAAG ATGAGATGAACGATCACCAGAACACGTTGTCTTACGTCCTCATCAATCCCCCGCCTGACACACGGCTGGAGCTCAATGATATCGT GTATCTCATCAGGTCGGACCCTTTAGCTCATGTTGCCAATGACTCTCAAAGTCGAAAAAGCAGCAACAGCTACAAGACAGAACAAATGGGTAATCCAGAGACTAGGGATGAGACGCAGCTATGA